AGTAATTATGGATGTTAAATAGATTATTTGAAGCGCTTGTTTTTAATTAATTTCATAGTATGTTTTTTTAGATTTAAGATTTATTTAATGTTAATACTTCAGAATTAAATCATATCCCTGTTTAATCAGTCTTATTTGGTTAATCAATATTAAAATTAAAATATTAAAATAACTAATATTTCCATATTATTAATAAAAAACTTAAAATTTTAACCAATATATCCGCTTATTTTGTATAAACTTATTTACTCAATTAGCATATAGTAGCATAACTATAATTAAATCAATTGATTCTTTATAATACTTTAATAATTAATGGGGATTACCAGAGTCTTTTTGGCCTAATTAATTATCCTCTTTATTATAATCGAATAAATAAGGTGAATCCATGAAAAACTTATCCAGGGAAATTGTGGGAAGGATTGAAAAAATATCCCAACCAGTAAAAATAATGCACGTTTGCGGATCTCATGAACACACTATAATGCATCACGGAATCAGAACACTACTTCCTGAAGAAGTAGAAGTAGTGGCTGGGCCAGGATGTCCAGTTTGTTGTGTACCTGCACGTGAAATTGATGAATGTCTCCAATTAGCTGATAAAGGAGTAACGATAACTACTTTTGGCGATATGCTCCGAGTACCAGGCTCCAGAAGCTCATTGGCTGAGGCCAAAGAGGATGGGGCAGATGTTAGAGTAGTTTATGGGGTGAATAATGCGGTGGAGATTGCTCAAAAAATGGACAATGAAGTAGTATTCATGTCCGCCGGATTTGAAACCACGGCTCCTACCACGGCTTCAGAATTACTGGCCGGACCGCCAGAGAACTTTTCCATACTTTCCTGTCACCGAATGATTCCACCAGCACTCCAATTCTTAATTGAATCTGGTGAAGTTAACTTAAATGCATTGATAGAGCCAGGACATGTTGCTACTATCATAGGTACTAAACCTTACGAACCATTTTCTGAAAAATATGGAATACCCCAAGTAGTCGCGGGATTCAATCCGCTGGACATCTTAATGGCAGTTTATATGATACTTCGACAGATTAAAGTAGGAAAAGCTGAAGTTCAAAACGAATACAAGCGCGCGGTAAGGGAAGAAGGTAATATAAAGGCCCAAAAGGCCCTAGAAGAAGTATTTTATATTACTAGTAGAGAATGGAGAGGATTTCCAGAAATTCCAGATTCCGTTATGGAAGTTCGAGATGAATTTTCCCAGTTCAATGCCCGTGAAAAATTTGACATAAAAGTTGAAAGAGTAAAAGAAGCACCTACTGGTTGCATATGTGGCCCGATTCTCAGGGGAGTCGCCCGACCAGAAGAATGTAAGTTATTTAAGGAAGAATGTACTCCAATGAATCCTATTGGGGCTTGTATGGTTTCTAAAGAAGGTACTTGTAATATTGCCCATCGTTACAGTTCCTTTAAATAATCTTACATTTCAATAAATCTTCAAATATTCCTTTATTTTGACTTTTTTAACTCAACATTCTAATTAATCTAAAATAAATCGGTGAGAAAATGAACTCTATTAAAGCCATTGCCTTAGATATTGATGGAACAATAACTGATCACACTCGTAAGGTATGTATAAGTGCTATTGAGGCCATTAGAAAGGCAGAAAATGCTGGAATACCAGTTATCATAGTCACAGGTAATATTTTGTGCTTTACTAGGGCAGTTTCTGTATTTTTGGGTACAAGTGGCGGCTTGGTAGCTGAAAATGGTGGTGTGATTCTTTCTCAGGGCCATATGGATATTTTAGGGGATATTAGAAAGGCAGAAAATGCTTATGATTACTTAAAAAATCAAGCTGAAACCGGGGAAAAAGTGGAGAGAGTTCCTTTTTCTGAAATGAGAGTATCAGAAATAGCTCTTTTTAGAAATATGCCTGTTAATATAATTAAAGATGTTTTAAATGGTCAGGATGTGGAAATATATGATACCAAGTTTGCCCTACATCTAACCGACCCTATGGTAAATAAAGGTTCTTCCCTGGAAATTGTGGCCAATGAAATGGGTATTAAAACCAAAAATATTTTGGCTGCCGGGGACAGTGAAAATGATATTGATTTCTTAAAGGTAGCCGGCCATAAAGTGGCGGTGGCCAATGCCGATATTGAATTAAAAGAAATTGCAGATTATGTAACTAAAAATTCCTATGGTGATGGTGTGACCGAGGCCATTGAGCGTTTTGTATTATCTGATTTGTCTTAATAAATTTATTAATTTATATTTTATTTTAAAACGAAATTTTATAGCTTATTTTAATAAATAGTGCTATTTAAATTATTACTTTTAAATTTATTATAACCAAAAATAAACTGTTTCAAATAAATAAATCATATTAATTAACATAATAAATTAAAGAAGTATATTAAAGAAATATAATAGTGAGTTTCATATTCACGTTTATATTAAAGAAGTATAATGAAAATTATTTATTCCAAGGGCATTTATAGTTCTAATAATCGTGGAACTATTGATTTTTGGATTTATTAGATTATAATTCAAATCAGGGAGTTTTAAGAGATGATGGAAAGTATAGCGGAGCAGGCCCTTAAAAAGGCCCAAAAATATGCGGATATAGTGGAAATATTCGTTGAAAATGAACAATCACTTCAATTAGACTTACAACTAGATCATATAGATTTTGCTAAAGAAGATTCAACAATGGGATTGGGAATAAGGGTCATTATTGACAGTAAAATGGGATTTTCATACACTTCTGATCTTGAAGAAATTGAAAGTGCGGTTAAACGTGCTGTTTCTAATTCAAAAGCTAATGAAAAGGATGAAAACTTTGTTCTAGCAGAGCAGGGGAATTATTCGAACATTAAAGGAACTTATGATTCAAAATTTAATTCTATGGAAGTGGAAGACGCTATAAATTTTGCTCAATCCATGTTGGATAGTGTAATGGAGGAAAAATGCGAACCGACCTCGGGCGGATTTTCCACCGGTCTTGCAAAATCCTTTATTTTAAATTCTAATGGTGTGGAATGCAAAAATATTTCCACGGGCTTTGGAGGCTACATTGCAGTTAATGCTGAAAAAGATGGGGAAAAATCAACAGCGTATGATTCGGTATCTTCCTGTTTTATGGATATTGATCCTGAAAAACTAGCTAAACAAGTATGTCAAATTGCTAAAGATTCTATAGGTGGAGAATCTGTAGAAACCAGGGATATGGATGTTGTACTGGATTATCATGCTGCTGCAGGCCTTTTAGGGACTTTCGTCAGTGCTATAAATGCAGATAATGTTCAAAGAGGCAGATCTATATTAGCTGATAAAATTGGTGAAGAAGTATTTTCTTCAAATGTTAGTATATTTGATGATGGTACCTTGGAAAATGGCCTTTTATCATCTCGCTGTGATGGGGAAGGAACACCGTCAGAAAAAACGACTTTAGTTGAAAATGGTATTTTAAAAGGATTTATATACGATTTATATACGGCCCATAAAGGAAAAACTTCCAGTACTGGAAATGGTAGTCGTTCCTTTGCAGAAACTCCATCTGTGGGTCCAAGTAACCTGGTTTTAGAATTCACAAAACAAAGGGATTTATCTGAATTAAAAGATGCTATTTTAGTAACGGATGTTTTAGGGGCACACACAGCTAACCCTATCTCTGGAGATTTCTCAGTGGAAGCCAACAATGCTTTTATAATCAAAGATGGTGAAATAAAGGCCCCGGTTAAGAAAGCAATGCTATCTGGAAACATTTTCGACTCTTTAAAATCAGCAGAGAAAATTAAATCTCCCGTGAGGCAGTATGGTTCATTTGTAATTCCTAAAATTCTGGCTCATGATTTGAGGGTTGTTGGATAACTAAGGATTATATAATCCTTAAAATTAATTATTTTATTAAATTAGCTTATTAATTGTTTAAATAGTGGTGATAATATGGAATGTCAAAATTATGGCCTTACTCGGAGTGTGGAACGGGAAAATCTGAACTTAAACCCCCTTCAAAGGGGAGGAGTTCTTTCGGCAGCGGCTAGAGAGGCACTTTATGATTTTGGTGATGGATACAGTGTCTGTGATTACTGTGCTGGACGATTAGATGAAATTGCTAAACCCTCTATTGGAGGATTTTTAGAGGATCTGGCCAAATTTATCAATGTTGATGCAGTGAGAACCGTTCATGGGGCAAGAGAAGGTAAATTTGCGATAATGCATGCTTTATGTGATAAAGGGGACACCATTGTAGTGGATGGAAATGCTCATTATACTACTCACCTGGCGGCAGAGCGTAATTCTTTAAATATAGTTGAAGTTCCGAATAATAGTGGCCCTGAATTTGAAATAACTCCTGAAAAATATAGGGAAGTTCTAGAAAATGCCATTGATGAGAAAGGTGAAATAAAATTGGCCCTTTTGACCCATGTAGATGGCGATTATGGGAATTTAACTGATGCCAAAAAAATTGGAAAAATTTGCCAGGATGCTGGTGTCCCACTGGTTTTAAATTGCGCTTATTCCATGGGAAGGCTACCTATTGATGCTAAAGAACTAAATGTTGACTTTGTAGTGGGAAGTGGTCATAAAAGTATGGCTGCATCAGGCCCTATTGGAGTTCTGGGGATGAAAGAAGAATGGGCTGATAAACTTCTGGAAAGATCTTCCAGACATCAAAAAAAGGAAATTGAGATGCTTGGATGTACTAGTAGGGGCGCCCCAGTGGCCACCTTAATGGCATCCTTGCCTCATTTAGTTGAACGAGTAAGTAAATGGGGCGATGAAGTCCAAAAGGCCAGAAATTTTGTAGAACAAATGGAGGAAATTGATGGGGTGGTACAAGTGGGTGTGCGGCCTACTAATCATGATCTGGTGAGATTTGAAACACCATTCTTCCATGAAATTGCTCAAAAACACTCACGAAGAGGATTTTTCCTTTATGAAGAACTGAAAAAACGCAAAATTGTGGGAATAAAGCGTGGCCAGACCGAATGGTTCAAATGCAGTGCTTATGGTATGAATCAAGAGCAAATAGATTATATTGCTGATTCATTTAAGGAAATAGCTAGAACTGCTTTGGATTGAGGTAATTGTAGAATAAAAATAGAATGAATATAAAAAATTAATTAAAAAGGATTTTAATTAATGTTATTAATCCCAACTACTTTATTTTATTTGCTTTTTATAATTATCCCATTTTAATAACTGGGAATTGTATGTATTCCTACACTTTTTATATTTGAATAACTGATAATATACTATGAATATTCTTGAAGATCCTAAAATCCAACAAATGATCCTACGGAAAAATCTTTCATTATCTCGCCAAAAAATATACAGAACAGTACTAAGTACAATATATGAATTAACAGGCCTAACACCATCTGAACTAATTAAAGAAGCCAAACAAGAAGAAAAACCATATATTGAAAATAATCAAGCTGTGTTTTTAGATATTGATGACCGCAAAGTTAAAAAATATATTTATCAATATTATGCTCATCTTAAAACTCAAAAAATAAGCGATGCAACCATTGATTCTTACCTGAAAACATTAAGATCATTCTATAATGAATATGAAATTGAATTACCTAAAAATATTCAAATAGAAACTATTACTGAGCTTATTCAAGAAGACGAAATAATAACTAAAGAAAAAATACGCTTAGCACTTGAAACAACTAATAATTTCAGGAATAAGGCCATAATATTATTAATGACTAGTAGTGGGATAAGAAGTGGAGACATAAGGAAATTTAAGGTATCTGATTTTCTTAACGCTACAAAAGATTATCATGATGGCTCTATTGAAACCTTATTTGAATCAAAGGAAGATATTATTCCCACTTGGTATTTTGTACCTGAAAAAACTAAAAAGAAAGGGAATATCTGTGTAACATTCAACACTCCAGAGGCCAGTAAATATATTATTCAATATTTGAAAAAAAGAAATGGTTTAACTTATGATGATTATCTCTTTGAAGCTAAAGGGAAAAAAATGGGCAAATGGGGATTAATAGAATTATTCAGAAAAATTAATGAGAAAAATTTTGGCAGGACTAAAAAAGGAAAAAGATATTTTAAAGCTCATTCTTTACGGAAATTTTTTATAACAAATTGTAGTCATAACTCTGGGGATTTAAGGAAAATAGCATTATTATCAGGCCATGCTCCGCCAGTGAAAACAGATCCTAATTATGTTAGTATTAATTTTAAGGTAATGAAAGAGTTTTACACTTCATTGATACCTCATTTAAGCATACAAGATACTAAAGTACATGATATTAAGAGTAAAGAGTTTTTAAAACTTGAAAAAGAAAATAAAGAAAAAGAAACACGTTTATTTGAGCTAGAAGAAAAAGATAAAATTCGTGAAGAACAAATGAATGAAAGGGATCAGGAACTGGATAAACTTAAAAAACAGTTTGAGCATTTCCAGGAACTAGTAGTAGATAAAAAATATGCAAAAGATTTATTAAAAAAAAGTTAATCGGGATAATGTCTCATCAATAGCTGATCTTTTAGCTTAATAAACCTATATTTCATGGAACTAATAAAAGGGGTTGTGGATATAATGAGTTCATTTTCTTTTGATTCAACCTCATTTTCTTTTAAAATTATATGTTCGATGCCACCTTTCAACTTATGACCTTTACTAAACTTTATTTTCATATCAAATTCAAAGAAATAAGGAGATATGAAACCTGGTTTATTAAGATCTTCTCCTAACTTTATCATCAGATTATACATAAAAAATTCACGCCCACCATTACGGCCTCTATACCACTGATTGCTGCTTTCTTCACTTTTCAATTTTTCATCATTTTTTACACTAAATAAAAATAAAAGCGCCTGTGGGGAAATTTTTATTAGTTTTAATATGATTTCAAAATCAGATGGGTCTAAATCAAGTTCATATTTATCGCTATTTAATGATTCAACTAAGCTCATATTTATTAACGATTTCCCATATTCACTATACAATATATTTGAGCTAAAAAATAGGGAAGATTGAGTATCAATCCTAGAATCTGTTGTTTCACTCAAAATTATGTTTAAAACTTCTTCATTTTCATTAAGTATCCAGTCATTAGAATTCCCACCCCTTCCATCAGATCTTTTGGGTATAATGGATATTATACCATCATTTTCTAGACTTCTACCTAAATTTGATATCATAGCAGGGGTTATTTTATCTTTTGATTTTATTAAAGTTCTTTTATTCCTATCTAATTGGCCATAGAGAAGTCCTGGCCTCCTTATACTTTTTTTAGTACCTTGCTTGCGTTTTACATTATTAACAAAATCTTTTGCGTTAATATAATAATTTAATTTTTCTAAGATTTCGCTTTGTTTTTTAGGCTTTCTATCAAGCAATATTTGGATAGTAAAAACTCTTCTAATTAGTTCTGTAGGTCCCATATCATTCCTCAATTATAATGGTTATTCTTATGGTTATCCATAATATAAATAATTATGCTAATGGTGAATAGTTACAATTTATGTGAAAAAATCTAAATATTAATTAAAATTAATTTAAAAGATTAATATTCATTAAAAAGAATTAAAAATCTATTAAAAACTTTTATATATAAAAATAATCAGTATAATCACTATAAATACCTATAGGACAATAATAAGGAGGATCTAAATATTAAACTAAAAACTGTTAAAATACATTCAGTGAAGGGTAGTTATGTAGTTTATTTGCCTATTGAATGGGTAAGAAATGTAAATTTAGTAAAAGGAAGTAGAGTATCTTGGTATATTAATGAAAAAAATCATGAAGCACTTGTTTTAAAACCAGGTGATTAATTATGGCTTTGAATAATAACACAAAAAATCAATTTGAAAAAATAATTGAATCATATGAAAATGATCCGAATCCTCCAGAACACATCAAAACAATAAAACAAATATTAAAACTGGAAACGGAGGAATAAAATGCCAACTTGCATTGAAAAACTAAAAATAGTTTATGAAAATGATAAAAATCTTTCAAACCCTCCAGAGTACGTTAACAAGATTAAAGAATTTTAGTAGATCGAAAAAGAACTGGAAGAACTAAACTTTAATGAATAATTAAAGATCAGGGGGCAGAAATATAGTTTCAAGTTCATTTAATAATGTTAGTAACAAATCAAAACCAATAGAAAATTTGACATACTGGCCAGCTATTCAAGAAATAGTGTTAGATGATATAATGGCACACTTGTATGATGGAATTGAGCCTATATTCAGAATTGAAGCTCAAGAAAACCACAAATTTATATATTCATTTATTCGAGGAGGGATTGGAGATCGAAAGGTAATATTTGAATATGAATCCAAAGAATATATTGGTCTTTTAAACTTTACGAATGAATCTGAAAATAAAAATGAGTTAAAAATTAATCTGCTAAAGCTCATGAAAGAGAATAACGTTATCTTTTCAAAATATTCCAAAAAAACTGCAGATGAAGGCGCATTATTAACTTTTAAGGATATAATAAACCATCCGAAACTGCAGAATGACATTGAAACATTTTTTAAATTAAATAAAGATTTTAAGGAACATTTAGAAGAATCAGAATTTCATAGTTCTTTAAAAATAGATTATAATAATAAAAAATATTTTAAATTAGATTCAGATGAACTTCAAGTTTTAGAATGCGAAATAAAACAAAATGCTGATGGTACTTACCATTTAATAAAACCTTTTATTGATGCGTTTCCTGATGAATTACATATTATTCAAAGTCCTTTATTGGATAGAAATATAAAATATAATATAATTTGGAAAAGTAAGTCTGCTGGTTATTCTGTTCCTACGGAAGGTAATCCTAAAACTATTATTAATCAATTAAGTGATAGTGGCCTAATTTTGAATGACTACAAATCTCATGATAAATTTGCATTTATACTTAGCTATATGCGAAAAGAAGGATTCATGGAGAAGGAATATGGAATACAGGAATCTGGTTTTCACTGGTTGGACGGAGAAATAATTTCTGTTAAATATAATTGTGATGAATTACCTGATCCAAAAGACCTTAAAAAATCATTAAAAACATTGGAAGATTTTGGAAATTACTTTAAAACACAGGAAGCAGATATAAGAGATAAATTGGCCACAATATTCAAATTAACTTTAATTACTCCTTTTGATTATGTTAAAAAGCAATTAGGGTATGATAGAGAAATACCTTTCTTATATGGTGCTCCCGGAACGGCTAAAACTACAATATTACAATTACCTAAGTTTGTTTATAATATACCAAATGATTATTACATGGAATCAGGAGGCGCTGCTGGAACAAAATCTCAATTATCTGGCCTAATGAAGGAAAGCACATTTCCTAAGATGATCGATGAAGCTGAAAATATTTTTAAAGATCCAGAATTAGCTGCACTTAATAAACAATCTCTTAACAATCTGTATAGTCGAAAAATAAGAGACACTAACCAAAATGAAAAAATACAGCCATCATATTCTACTTTACTTTATAATAGTAATCAATCACCTTTCAAACATTCACAAAATGGTAGTGTAAGGCGATATCAAATAATAAATTTTGATGAGACTGAAAAGCCTTCAGAAGATGAAAAA
This sequence is a window from Methanobacteriales archaeon HGW-Methanobacteriales-1. Protein-coding genes within it:
- a CDS encoding hydrogenase formation protein HypD: MKNLSREIVGRIEKISQPVKIMHVCGSHEHTIMHHGIRTLLPEEVEVVAGPGCPVCCVPAREIDECLQLADKGVTITTFGDMLRVPGSRSSLAEAKEDGADVRVVYGVNNAVEIAQKMDNEVVFMSAGFETTAPTTASELLAGPPENFSILSCHRMIPPALQFLIESGEVNLNALIEPGHVATIIGTKPYEPFSEKYGIPQVVAGFNPLDILMAVYMILRQIKVGKAEVQNEYKRAVREEGNIKAQKALEEVFYITSREWRGFPEIPDSVMEVRDEFSQFNAREKFDIKVERVKEAPTGCICGPILRGVARPEECKLFKEECTPMNPIGACMVSKEGTCNIAHRYSSFK
- the pscS gene encoding O-phospho-L-seryl-tRNA:Cys-tRNA synthase, with the protein product MECQNYGLTRSVERENLNLNPLQRGGVLSAAAREALYDFGDGYSVCDYCAGRLDEIAKPSIGGFLEDLAKFINVDAVRTVHGAREGKFAIMHALCDKGDTIVVDGNAHYTTHLAAERNSLNIVEVPNNSGPEFEITPEKYREVLENAIDEKGEIKLALLTHVDGDYGNLTDAKKIGKICQDAGVPLVLNCAYSMGRLPIDAKELNVDFVVGSGHKSMAASGPIGVLGMKEEWADKLLERSSRHQKKEIEMLGCTSRGAPVATLMASLPHLVERVSKWGDEVQKARNFVEQMEEIDGVVQVGVRPTNHDLVRFETPFFHEIAQKHSRRGFFLYEELKKRKIVGIKRGQTEWFKCSAYGMNQEQIDYIADSFKEIARTALD
- a CDS encoding peptidase, with protein sequence MMESIAEQALKKAQKYADIVEIFVENEQSLQLDLQLDHIDFAKEDSTMGLGIRVIIDSKMGFSYTSDLEEIESAVKRAVSNSKANEKDENFVLAEQGNYSNIKGTYDSKFNSMEVEDAINFAQSMLDSVMEEKCEPTSGGFSTGLAKSFILNSNGVECKNISTGFGGYIAVNAEKDGEKSTAYDSVSSCFMDIDPEKLAKQVCQIAKDSIGGESVETRDMDVVLDYHAAAGLLGTFVSAINADNVQRGRSILADKIGEEVFSSNVSIFDDGTLENGLLSSRCDGEGTPSEKTTLVENGILKGFIYDLYTAHKGKTSSTGNGSRSFAETPSVGPSNLVLEFTKQRDLSELKDAILVTDVLGAHTANPISGDFSVEANNAFIIKDGEIKAPVKKAMLSGNIFDSLKSAEKIKSPVRQYGSFVIPKILAHDLRVVG
- a CDS encoding phosphoglycolate phosphatase, coding for MNSIKAIALDIDGTITDHTRKVCISAIEAIRKAENAGIPVIIVTGNILCFTRAVSVFLGTSGGLVAENGGVILSQGHMDILGDIRKAENAYDYLKNQAETGEKVERVPFSEMRVSEIALFRNMPVNIIKDVLNGQDVEIYDTKFALHLTDPMVNKGSSLEIVANEMGIKTKNILAAGDSENDIDFLKVAGHKVAVANADIELKEIADYVTKNSYGDGVTEAIERFVLSDLS